The following proteins are encoded in a genomic region of Deltaproteobacteria bacterium:
- a CDS encoding right-handed parallel beta-helix repeat-containing protein encodes MTTRWQQMIQNAVQPAGRAMTAFAPRAWWGLLVGTALAVASHPTAGLAQEILVADGLTNSVQRYDATAGTFLGTFASGGGLSGPYGLAFGPDGNLYVSSFSSNQVLKYSRSTGAFLGEFAAANRPFSIAFGSDGDLYVQSDTGGISRFDGSTGAALGIAIASPGPANETFFSMAIGPGDVMYVGGPVSGGGSGSISRYDYHTGTFLGEFATGFDDGPRMPIWDVSGDLLSADMNDGVVRKFNGTTGASLGVFADPPSNGNVAIVEAAGYLFVSGVWTQAIYRHNATTGALIDTPITGVVSSAMLARPAAVCADGYLDTGEQCDDGNAVSGDGCDATCQWEPGCAGGMSGTYSGVIYSLTFQWNVIDDGSNTLRIGSFAPGVPYNSPAGATSFTLTRSGNALSGSGFTGTIDSCGQMTLTDGFSPFTMTRTSTSTCGNGTQEAGEYCDDGNFAINDACDISCLAPFCGNASQEPGEECDDANAFNNDACKTNCTLNICGDGVRNEELAPGYEICDDGNVVDGDSCDSNCSPTGCGNGIVTAGETCDDGDWDYPTLQNGDGCSTTCTVEPGWNCSGTPSTCTPPPHTWTVDSTTDEPDATAGNGICASTPSGSCTLRAAIDEAVARNAGDTVSVPGGTYTLTQGALWIDGATAGLTIAGGGSDVTAIEGDVFNEVVHIGHNSDVTIEDVLVINGGSSGIVIESDAALQLRRSRVIGNQGGGIFNEGALLVDECEIAGNISQQDGGGISNYDAGYAAISRSEIRNNRAANGGGIYNGPGPAASMVLLDSMLRQNQAENEGGGLYSDGTLTVAGCAVVENYTEGSGGGLRLVETADITNTTIHANWATFGGGVSADSPAAPGSLLLANATITDNAANDGAGIGLGGGIEAAFADELVVRNSIIAGNSSASAGPDCSGQLVSEGYNLIGNTSGCTFSGDITGHLTGVPANLASAGNHGGPTWTRALLPGSPAIDAGNDLTCEAVDQRGITRPQGSHCDIGAFEFTGCGDGVIAGGEECDDGDPWSTNGCSALCTIEPGWQCSGEPSNCSLIPVTWTVDSTLDEDGDPTGTCTSDTSGVCTLRVAIKEAQMRDAGDTIAVPAGTYALANDPLWISNYNGFTIEGADANTTIIEGAPFESVVIVDLDSHVTIRGVTIRNGANSGVDNWGGFVTLEDCIVTANADAGIRNTGTTSVTNCTISANGDAGIWNRDNGDLWVENSTVIGNTGIMDGGGIRNEASATVLNSVITGNHADGDGGGIFNGMGNSPDFTLVNSTVSDNDASAGAGIHSRSGTLEVESCTVTGNQALSDGGGLFIEGAASVVNSTISGNQAAYGGGILSGMADAPGSLLLNNVTIADNVGDDNGSGVGGGLSSGADPDQLTIRNSIIAGNSAAQLGPDCEGQFVSEGYNLIGDSADCTFSGDTTGHITGVSPNLGPLQDNGGPTFTHALLAGSPARDAGDDLSCEFTDQRGINRPQGAACDIGAFEAEQECGNTSIEPGEACDDGNTVGGDGCSAACQLEATPTPTLTPTATPTHTPTPTPTGSCAGSLTGTWSAAPGPLTVIDQGTTVYVVVGPGYAIPPSPFGHYAIAYTRSGAALTAPGQPSATIDSCTQITLTLAPGQFLVFTRTSTQACGDGTPDAGEQCDDGNVANGDGCSIVCTTPACGDGWSDPGETCDDGNSNPNDACKNDCTNNVCGDGVRRTGVERCDYGNPAEAAAGCTPSCQWTPKTFTVDSTADEFDASIGDGICAAAGGGCTLRAAIDEANTRGAGDTIVLPAGTFALSNGRLAIYTDLTLVGAARDTTVIDGNFLDRVLDVGSTTTISDLTITNGLMGGDCGGGIWNEADLTLNNVRVAGNAANDGGGICGPGALTLSASLVETNQAVANGGGIHTIGGTLMLSDSTIRNNLAGEAGGGVYAEAATVTISQCEVSGNTADTGGGIFSSGDLQISDTAVRANQATTFGGGVGNVGVATIERVEVSSNSAGVASGGVGNASTDQPATLTIINSTISGNTADGAGGVGNSRIPSNGPYANDVILHNVTITNNSAGAAGAGGLGTLYGTVTIGNSIIAGNTVSGTIAPDCGGVLTSEGHNLIQNTLYCTITGNTTGNIIGVNPLLGPLQDNGGPTQTHALLAGCPAFDAGSCTEAVDQRSIDRPQGAACDIGAFEVDAVCGNGNPEPGEDCDDGNSNEFDGCTSQCAFGGTTFTVDTTADGADVAPGDGLCATSGGACTLRAAIQEAEARAVGDAISLPAGTYVLVQGFLDLGATSTNQPLLIMGAGAGLTILDGGGLDSVIVVRGATTATVRGITVQNGMPGGIENSGTLTIEDCTITGNHGAAGGGILNWGTLTVRRCVISGNASEGDGGGIGNDGAADIAIEESTIAGNTAIGGGGGGLSHIGYGTLTVQHTTISGNTANNGGGVFTYAAATFGNVTISGNQAQGFGGGLYATPGVFAGVTLNNCTVTNNRADSDNNANGEGGGLFTMVANELGVSNSIVAGNNGPIGPDCSVGFLSGGRNLIGNASDCAISVYGGGPDLLNVDPKLGSLQDNGGLTFTHALLSGSPAIQGGARFTDPIVNPCEATDQRGLSRPQGPFCDIGAFEATQYCGNGALESGEQCDDGDQIAGNGCETDCTRTPIENVPVSAGGTVTSDVAGTGATPEFPGQLAITSPVAGTISMSTPAAGDPNTSSFAVLGQPLDLTAPTASAANPLVLVFTLDASVLPSGVDPLTIALFRNGAIVPDCTGAAGEASPDPCVDDRTLLGSGDLQITALSSAASEWDMRVVARDSVTLPLRPLSVTFGALASSPTMVTKTVRVTVRNASAASQDVRLVANRGDCPAGIITGLPNFAATGAPVQDNVLLAGGRSKAAVVKLSLNRDAFLGFNKKTPKRCTMTFTSQTLFPGGSVDPTPGNNVAILELNVIDASDTQQTTTHESYVTSLAPLSLIIGDGKTSTKRNVRVTIGNGDVAETSTDLLTLSASDGDCPAGSVGFSDFALAPGPQTGARVKGGMSKGGPLPITVYAGRFATPNGKSPARCTALITVTGPGGSGDPTNDTTRLVIDVVDFNDY; translated from the coding sequence ATGACGACGCGATGGCAGCAGATGATTCAGAACGCGGTGCAGCCAGCCGGCAGAGCGATGACCGCTTTCGCCCCGAGAGCCTGGTGGGGCCTTCTTGTGGGCACGGCGCTCGCGGTCGCGAGCCATCCGACAGCAGGATTGGCGCAGGAGATCCTCGTTGCTGATGGGCTGACCAACTCTGTGCAGCGCTACGACGCGACTGCCGGAACCTTCCTCGGAACGTTCGCGTCGGGCGGGGGCCTAAGTGGTCCCTACGGGCTGGCCTTTGGCCCGGATGGAAATCTCTACGTCAGCAGCTTCTCCAGCAACCAAGTCCTCAAGTACAGCCGCTCCACGGGCGCGTTTCTCGGCGAGTTTGCGGCTGCCAACCGGCCGTTCTCCATCGCCTTCGGCTCCGACGGCGATCTCTACGTCCAATCCGACACCGGCGGCATCAGCCGCTTCGATGGGTCGACCGGCGCGGCGCTCGGAATCGCGATTGCGTCGCCGGGCCCGGCCAACGAAACGTTCTTCTCGATGGCCATTGGTCCCGGCGATGTCATGTATGTAGGCGGTCCAGTTAGCGGCGGCGGATCAGGGAGCATCTCCCGCTACGACTACCACACTGGCACGTTCCTCGGTGAGTTTGCGACCGGATTCGACGACGGTCCCCGCATGCCGATCTGGGATGTTAGCGGCGATCTCCTGTCGGCGGACATGAACGATGGCGTCGTGCGCAAGTTCAACGGGACCACCGGCGCGAGCTTGGGCGTGTTCGCCGATCCACCGAGCAACGGCAACGTCGCGATCGTCGAGGCGGCTGGTTACCTCTTCGTCAGCGGTGTGTGGACCCAGGCGATCTACCGCCACAACGCCACGACCGGCGCCCTGATCGATACGCCGATCACTGGTGTCGTCTCGTCAGCGATGCTGGCTCGGCCCGCGGCGGTGTGCGCAGACGGATACCTAGACACCGGCGAGCAGTGCGACGATGGCAATGCGGTCAGCGGCGATGGTTGCGATGCGACTTGTCAGTGGGAGCCGGGCTGCGCCGGCGGGATGAGCGGCACCTACAGCGGCGTGATTTACAGCCTCACCTTCCAGTGGAACGTCATCGACGACGGCTCGAACACGTTGCGCATCGGCTCGTTCGCACCTGGGGTCCCGTACAACAGCCCAGCGGGCGCAACGAGCTTTACGCTGACTCGCAGCGGTAACGCACTCAGTGGCAGCGGCTTCACCGGCACGATCGACTCGTGCGGCCAAATGACCCTGACCGACGGCTTCTCACCGTTCACGATGACGCGCACGAGTACCAGCACGTGCGGCAACGGGACCCAGGAAGCCGGCGAGTACTGCGACGACGGCAACTTCGCGATCAACGATGCCTGCGACATTAGCTGCCTCGCGCCCTTCTGCGGCAACGCGTCGCAGGAACCGGGCGAGGAATGCGACGACGCCAACGCCTTCAACAACGATGCGTGCAAAACGAATTGTACGCTGAACATCTGCGGTGACGGCGTGCGTAATGAAGAACTCGCGCCGGGCTACGAGATCTGCGACGACGGCAATGTCGTCGACGGCGATAGCTGTGACTCGAACTGTTCACCGACCGGGTGCGGTAATGGGATCGTCACGGCAGGCGAGACCTGCGACGACGGCGATTGGGACTATCCGACCCTCCAAAACGGCGACGGCTGCTCGACGACCTGCACGGTCGAGCCGGGATGGAACTGCTCTGGCACTCCCTCGACGTGCACGCCGCCGCCGCATACCTGGACGGTCGATAGCACGACCGATGAGCCGGATGCCACGGCGGGCAACGGAATCTGCGCCAGCACGCCGAGCGGCAGCTGTACGCTGCGTGCAGCCATCGACGAGGCCGTCGCGCGTAATGCCGGGGACACCGTGTCGGTGCCGGGCGGCACGTACACCCTGACGCAAGGCGCGCTCTGGATCGATGGGGCAACGGCCGGCCTGACCATTGCCGGCGGCGGTTCCGATGTCACGGCCATCGAGGGCGATGTCTTCAACGAAGTCGTTCACATTGGGCACAACAGCGATGTCACGATTGAGGACGTTCTGGTCATCAACGGCGGTAGCAGCGGCATCGTGATCGAGTCGGATGCCGCGCTTCAGCTGCGGCGCAGTCGCGTCATCGGGAACCAGGGCGGTGGCATATTCAATGAAGGCGCCCTGCTGGTGGACGAGTGTGAGATCGCCGGCAACATCTCTCAACAAGATGGCGGCGGCATCAGCAACTATGACGCCGGCTACGCCGCGATTTCACGCAGCGAAATCCGCAACAACAGAGCTGCCAACGGCGGTGGCATCTACAATGGCCCTGGGCCTGCCGCCTCGATGGTGCTGCTCGATTCGATGCTGAGGCAAAACCAGGCCGAGAATGAAGGCGGCGGGCTGTACAGCGACGGGACCCTCACGGTCGCCGGCTGCGCCGTCGTCGAGAACTACACCGAGGGCTCGGGCGGCGGGCTGCGGCTGGTGGAAACGGCCGACATCACCAACACCACCATCCACGCCAACTGGGCCACGTTTGGCGGCGGCGTCAGTGCCGATTCCCCCGCGGCGCCGGGTTCACTGCTGCTCGCCAATGCGACCATCACCGACAACGCCGCAAACGACGGCGCGGGTATCGGCCTGGGGGGCGGCATTGAGGCCGCCTTTGCGGACGAGTTGGTTGTCCGCAACAGCATCATTGCCGGCAACTCGAGCGCTTCGGCCGGCCCCGATTGCTCCGGGCAACTCGTCTCCGAAGGCTACAACCTGATCGGCAATACGAGCGGCTGTACCTTCAGCGGCGACATCACGGGTCACCTCACCGGCGTGCCGGCTAATCTTGCCTCGGCCGGCAATCACGGCGGCCCGACCTGGACGCGCGCGCTGCTGCCCGGCAGCCCGGCAATCGACGCCGGCAACGACCTGACCTGCGAGGCCGTCGACCAGCGGGGCATCACGCGCCCCCAGGGCTCCCACTGCGACATCGGGGCCTTCGAATTCACCGGCTGCGGCGACGGCGTCATCGCCGGCGGCGAGGAATGCGACGACGGCGACCCGTGGAGCACCAACGGCTGCTCCGCCTTGTGTACCATCGAGCCCGGCTGGCAGTGCAGCGGCGAGCCGTCGAACTGCTCGCTCATCCCGGTCACATGGACGGTCGATAGCACGCTGGACGAAGACGGCGACCCGACCGGTACCTGCACCAGCGACACCAGCGGTGTCTGCACCCTGCGCGTGGCGATCAAAGAAGCCCAAATGCGCGACGCCGGCGACACGATCGCCGTGCCGGCGGGAACATATGCGCTGGCCAACGATCCGCTCTGGATCAGCAACTACAACGGCTTCACCATCGAGGGAGCCGACGCCAACACCACGATCATCGAGGGCGCTCCATTCGAAAGCGTGGTCATCGTCGATCTCGACAGCCACGTGACCATTCGCGGCGTGACCATCCGCAACGGCGCCAATTCCGGCGTCGACAACTGGGGCGGGTTCGTGACCTTGGAGGATTGTATCGTCACTGCCAACGCCGATGCCGGCATCCGCAACACCGGGACGACGTCGGTGACGAACTGTACGATCAGCGCCAACGGCGACGCCGGGATCTGGAACCGAGACAACGGCGACCTTTGGGTCGAGAACAGCACCGTCATCGGCAATACCGGCATCATGGACGGCGGCGGCATTCGGAACGAGGCCAGCGCTACTGTCCTCAACTCGGTCATCACCGGCAACCATGCCGACGGCGATGGCGGCGGCATCTTCAATGGGATGGGAAACAGTCCTGACTTCACGCTTGTCAACTCCACCGTCTCCGACAACGACGCCAGCGCCGGTGCCGGCATCCACAGCCGCTCCGGAACGCTCGAAGTGGAGAGCTGTACTGTCACCGGCAATCAGGCGTTGTCGGACGGCGGCGGCTTGTTCATCGAGGGGGCCGCCAGCGTCGTCAACAGCACGATCAGCGGCAATCAGGCGGCGTACGGCGGCGGCATCCTGTCAGGAATGGCAGATGCCCCCGGCTCGTTGTTACTCAACAACGTCACCATCGCCGACAACGTTGGCGACGATAACGGCTCAGGCGTGGGTGGCGGATTGAGTTCGGGGGCGGATCCCGATCAACTCACCATCCGCAACTCCATCATCGCCGGCAACTCGGCGGCGCAACTCGGTCCGGATTGCGAAGGCCAGTTCGTCTCCGAAGGCTACAACCTGATCGGCGATTCGGCCGATTGCACGTTCAGTGGCGATACGACCGGCCACATCACCGGCGTGTCGCCCAACCTCGGCCCGCTACAAGACAACGGTGGGCCGACGTTCACGCACGCGTTGCTCGCCGGCAGCCCGGCGCGCGACGCCGGCGACGATCTCTCCTGCGAGTTCACCGACCAACGCGGGATCAACCGCCCGCAAGGCGCGGCCTGCGACATCGGCGCCTTCGAGGCCGAGCAGGAATGCGGCAACACCAGCATCGAACCAGGCGAGGCCTGCGACGACGGCAATACCGTTGGCGGTGACGGCTGCTCGGCGGCCTGCCAGCTCGAAGCGACGCCCACGCCGACGCTAACTCCAACGGCAACTCCGACGCACACGCCGACGCCCACACCGACAGGCAGCTGCGCCGGATCGCTCACCGGCACGTGGAGCGCCGCGCCGGGTCCGCTCACTGTGATCGATCAGGGTACTACCGTGTACGTCGTAGTTGGTCCCGGCTACGCGATTCCACCGTCGCCGTTCGGCCACTATGCGATTGCCTACACTCGCAGTGGCGCCGCCCTCACTGCTCCCGGGCAACCGTCGGCCACCATCGACTCGTGCACTCAAATCACGCTCACATTGGCGCCGGGTCAGTTCCTCGTTTTCACGCGCACTTCGACGCAAGCGTGCGGCGACGGAACACCCGACGCCGGCGAACAGTGCGACGACGGCAACGTCGCCAACGGCGATGGCTGCTCGATCGTGTGCACCACGCCGGCCTGCGGTGACGGCTGGTCGGATCCCGGCGAGACCTGTGACGACGGCAACAGCAACCCCAACGACGCCTGCAAGAACGACTGCACCAACAACGTCTGCGGCGACGGCGTGCGGCGGACGGGCGTCGAACGCTGCGACTACGGCAATCCCGCCGAGGCGGCCGCCGGCTGCACGCCCAGTTGCCAATGGACGCCGAAGACGTTCACGGTCGACAGCACCGCCGATGAATTCGATGCCTCGATCGGCGACGGCATCTGCGCCGCGGCCGGAGGCGGGTGTACCCTGCGTGCGGCCATCGACGAAGCCAACACGCGCGGCGCCGGCGACACGATTGTGCTGCCCGCCGGCACCTTCGCGCTCAGCAACGGCCGATTAGCGATCTACACCGACCTGACGCTGGTTGGCGCGGCTCGCGACACCACGGTGATCGACGGCAACTTCCTCGATCGCGTGCTCGACGTCGGCAGCACCACCACCATCAGCGACCTCACCATTACCAACGGCCTAATGGGCGGTGACTGCGGCGGCGGCATCTGGAACGAGGCCGATCTCACGCTCAACAACGTGCGCGTCGCCGGCAACGCCGCCAACGACGGCGGCGGCATCTGCGGTCCCGGCGCGCTGACGCTGAGCGCATCGCTTGTCGAAACCAACCAGGCAGTGGCGAACGGGGGCGGGATTCACACCATCGGCGGCACGCTGATGCTCAGCGACAGCACCATTCGCAATAACCTCGCCGGGGAGGCCGGAGGCGGCGTGTACGCCGAAGCGGCCACGGTCACGATCTCCCAGTGCGAGGTCAGCGGTAACACCGCCGACACCGGCGGCGGCATCTTCAGTTCCGGCGATCTGCAGATCAGCGACACCGCCGTGCGTGCCAACCAGGCGACCACCTTTGGCGGCGGTGTGGGCAACGTCGGCGTCGCTACGATCGAGCGCGTCGAAGTCAGCAGCAACTCCGCCGGCGTGGCCTCGGGTGGCGTCGGCAACGCGAGTACCGACCAGCCGGCCACACTCACGATCATCAACAGCACGATCAGCGGCAACACCGCCGACGGCGCCGGCGGCGTCGGCAACTCTCGCATCCCAAGCAACGGTCCGTATGCGAATGACGTGATCCTGCACAACGTCACCATCACCAACAACTCCGCCGGGGCCGCCGGGGCCGGTGGACTCGGGACCCTGTACGGCACCGTCACGATCGGCAACAGCATCATTGCCGGCAACACCGTCAGCGGAACGATCGCACCCGACTGCGGTGGCGTGCTGACCTCGGAGGGCCACAACCTCATCCAGAACACGCTCTACTGCACCATTACCGGCAACACGACGGGCAACATCATTGGCGTCAATCCGCTCCTCGGCCCGTTGCAGGACAACGGCGGGCCGACCCAGACGCACGCGCTGCTCGCCGGCTGCCCGGCGTTCGATGCGGGAAGCTGCACCGAGGCAGTCGATCAACGCAGCATAGATCGGCCACAGGGCGCCGCGTGCGACATCGGCGCCTTCGAGGTCGACGCGGTCTGCGGCAACGGCAACCCCGAACCGGGCGAAGATTGCGACGACGGCAACAGCAACGAGTTCGACGGCTGCACTTCGCAGTGCGCCTTCGGCGGCACGACCTTCACGGTCGACACCACCGCCGACGGCGCGGACGTCGCGCCGGGCGACGGGTTGTGCGCGACCAGCGGCGGCGCCTGCACGTTGCGCGCGGCGATTCAGGAAGCGGAAGCGCGGGCCGTCGGCGACGCCATCAGTCTCCCTGCCGGCACCTACGTGCTTGTCCAGGGCTTCCTCGACCTAGGCGCCACTTCGACCAACCAGCCGCTCCTCATCATGGGAGCTGGCGCCGGCCTCACGATTCTCGACGGTGGCGGCCTCGACTCGGTTATCGTGGTGCGAGGTGCCACCACCGCTACCGTGCGTGGCATCACCGTTCAGAACGGCATGCCCGGCGGCATCGAAAACAGCGGAACACTAACGATCGAGGATTGCACCATCACCGGCAACCACGGCGCTGCGGGCGGCGGCATTCTAAACTGGGGTACGCTGACGGTGCGGCGGTGCGTCATCAGCGGCAACGCCTCGGAGGGTGACGGCGGGGGCATCGGAAACGATGGCGCCGCGGACATCGCGATCGAGGAATCGACCATCGCCGGCAACACAGCAATCGGCGGTGGGGGGGGCGGCCTCTCGCATATCGGCTACGGCACCCTAACCGTGCAGCACACCACCATCAGCGGAAACACCGCGAACAACGGCGGCGGAGTCTTCACGTACGCAGCCGCGACCTTCGGCAACGTGACCATCAGCGGGAATCAGGCGCAGGGTTTCGGTGGTGGCCTCTACGCCACCCCCGGGGTGTTCGCTGGCGTCACCCTCAACAACTGCACCGTCACCAACAATCGCGCCGACAGCGACAACAACGCTAACGGTGAAGGCGGCGGCTTGTTTACGATGGTGGCCAACGAGCTCGGCGTCAGCAATTCTATCGTTGCCGGCAACAACGGCCCGATCGGTCCTGATTGCTCCGTAGGCTTCCTCTCCGGCGGGCGCAACCTGATCGGCAACGCGAGCGACTGCGCGATCAGCGTCTACGGCGGCGGCCCCGACCTGCTGAACGTCGATCCCAAGCTGGGGTCGCTGCAAGACAACGGCGGACTCACCTTCACCCACGCCCTCCTGAGCGGCAGCCCGGCGATTCAGGGCGGGGCGCGCTTCACCGATCCCATCGTCAATCCCTGCGAGGCCACCGACCAGCGCGGCTTGAGCCGCCCGCAAGGCCCGTTCTGCGACATCGGCGCGTTCGAGGCCACACAGTATTGTGGCAACGGGGCGCTCGAATCCGGCGAGCAGTGCGATGACGGCGACCAGATCGCCGGCAATGGTTGCGAGACCGATTGCACGCGCACGCCGATCGAAAACGTGCCGGTGAGTGCGGGCGGCACGGTCACCAGCGACGTGGCCGGTACCGGCGCCACGCCGGAGTTCCCCGGCCAGCTCGCGATCACGTCGCCGGTGGCGGGTACGATCTCGATGAGCACGCCCGCGGCCGGCGATCCGAACACGTCGAGCTTCGCCGTGCTCGGCCAACCGCTCGATCTGACAGCACCAACCGCAAGCGCGGCGAACCCGCTGGTGCTCGTCTTTACTCTTGATGCGTCGGTGCTGCCGTCAGGGGTCGATCCGCTCACCATCGCGCTCTTCCGCAACGGCGCCATCGTGCCCGACTGCACCGGCGCGGCGGGCGAGGCCTCGCCTGATCCCTGCGTCGACGACCGCACGCTGCTCGGCAGCGGCGACCTGCAGATCACCGCGCTCAGCTCCGCCGCCAGCGAGTGGGACATGCGGGTCGTCGCGCGTGATTCGGTGACGCTGCCGTTGCGTCCGCTGAGCGTCACCTTCGGCGCATTGGCGAGCAGCCCGACGATGGTGACCAAGACGGTCCGCGTCACCGTGCGCAACGCCTCGGCGGCGTCGCAAGACGTCCGCCTCGTCGCCAATCGCGGCGACTGCCCGGCGGGCATCATCACCGGCTTGCCCAACTTCGCCGCCACCGGTGCCCCGGTACAAGACAACGTGCTGCTCGCCGGCGGGCGGAGCAAGGCCGCGGTTGTGAAGCTCTCGCTCAATCGGGACGCCTTCCTCGGCTTCAACAAGAAGACGCCGAAGCGCTGCACGATGACGTTCACCAGCCAGACACTCTTCCCCGGCGGCAGCGTCGATCCGACGCCGGGGAACAACGTGGCGATTCTGGAGCTCAACGTCATCGACGCCAGCGACACGCAACAGACCACCACGCACGAGAGCTACGTGACAAGTCTAGCACCCTTGTCGCTCATCATCGGCGACGGCAAGACCAGCACCAAGCGCAACGTGCGGGTGACCATCGGCAACGGCGATGTAGCTGAAACCAGCACCGACCTGCTCACCCTCAGCGCCAGCGACGGCGACTGTCCCGCCGGCTCGGTCGGTTTCAGCGACTTTGCCCTCGCACCCGGGCCGCAGACCGGCGCTCGGGTCAAGGGCGGCATGAGCAAAGGCGGTCCGCTTCCGATCACCGTCTACGCCGGCAGGTTCGCCACGCCTAACGGCAAATCGCCGGCCCGCTGCACCGCGTTGATCACCGTGACCGGCCCCGGCGGCAGCGGCGACCCAACCAACGACACCACCAGGCTGGTCATCGATGTCGTCGATTTCAACGACTACTGA